One Amblyomma americanum isolate KBUSLIRL-KWMA chromosome 8, ASM5285725v1, whole genome shotgun sequence DNA window includes the following coding sequences:
- the LOC144101787 gene encoding uncharacterized protein LOC144101787, which yields MAQILGRTRLGVPAPGRFAIKGRAWLSEPSCPGTLAAVSKDKRPFLAHHSNCPAITPEQSNGKTSSKAAHVETGQEMAPPARIIASINSGGLSFVKAFPTWSAASGLPKKCLSQVHRQKVP from the exons ATGGCTCAGATCCTCGGCCGCACAAGGCTCGGTGTCCCAGCCCCAGGTCGATTCGCCATCAAGGGACGCGCCTGGCTATCAGAACCCAGTTGCCCCGGTACACTTGCAGCCGTCTCCAAAGACAAACGGCCCTTCCTGGCACATCACTCTAACTGCCCAGCCATTACTCCAG AGCAAAGCAATGGAAAAACCTCTTCCAAAGCGGCGCACGTGGAGACTGGGCAAGAAATGGCCCCTCCCGCCCGAATCATCGCAAGCATCAATAGCGGCGGCCTGTCCTTCGTCAAGGCCTTCCCCACCTGGAGTGCTGCTTCAGGACTTCCGAAAAAGTG TCTTTCACAGGTTCACCGGCAAAAAGTTCCATAA